The Hominilimicola fabiformis DNA window AGGTCTTTATATTCCTGTAATTTTACCTTAATATCGTCCTTTGAGTTTGCAACGCAAGTAAGATGTGCAAGTGACGGAATAGAAAGATTATTCTTTAAATGTGAGGCGATATATGCGGTATTTTTTGAATTACTGCCACCTGCACCGTATGTAACGCTCATATAGTCAATAGGCATTTTTGAAAGCTCGTCAACTGCTGAAATGACATTGTCAAGTCCGCTGTCCTTTTTCGGCGGAAATACTTCAAATGAAAGCACCGGCTTTTTTTGAGCAAATATATCTCTTATAAACATTCTGTTTTTTCTCCTTAATCTGTAATTATATATATAAAATATTATACCGCAGATTTGAAACAATATCAAGTGTTGAAATTTGAAATAAATTAACTGATTTTTATATCGCAATTATGGAAAATATGTGGTATAATAATAGATAGTTATAAAATTAGAAATTGAGGGAGGAGAAAATATGAAAGTAACAAAAGCGGTAATACCTGCGGCAGGGTTCGGAACAAGATTTCTTCCGGCGACTAAGGCAGTGCCGAAAGAAATGCTGCCGATAGTCGATAAGCCGACAATTCAGTATATTGTTGAGGAGGCAATCGCATCGGGCATTGAGGATTTGCTTATAATTACATCACGCGGTAAGGACGCACTTGTAAATCATTTTGATAGGGCATATGAGCTTGAAACGATACTTGAACGTGACGGCAAGCAGGAAATGCTTAATGCTGTTCGTGAAGTGTCGGATAAAATAAACGTTCAGTTTGTACGTCAAAAGGAACAGAAAGGTCTTGGACACGCTGTACTTTGTGCGAAAAGCTTTGTCGGAAACGAGCCTTTTGCGGTAATGCTCGGTGATGATGTGGTTGTGGCGGAAAAGCCGTGTTTGAGTCAGCTTATCGAACAGTTTAACAAATATAATGCGACAGTGCTTGGAGTGCAAAAGGTCGGAATGGATCAAGTTTCAAAGTATGGTATTGTGGACTGCGATAATGTTGAAGGCAGAATGTATAAGCTGAAAGGAATGGTCGAAAAGCCGAAAAAAGAGGACGCACCGTCAGACGTTGCGGTACTCGGCAGATATGTAATCACACCTGCAATATTCGATTGCCTTGAAAAAACACCTAAGGGTGCAGGCGGCGAAATACAGCTTACCGACGCACTTGTAATGCTTGCAAAGAATGAAGATATGTACGCATATGACTTTGAGGGCAGAAGATATGATATAGGAAGTAAACAGGGATTTTTACAGGCAACAGTCGATTTTGCACTTTCAAGAGATGATTTAAAAGATGAATTTGCGGAATATTTAAAAGAAGTAACAAAAAATTTATAAGAAAAAGTGTACAGGCAAGCCGTACAAAGATAGGCTTGCCTGTTTTTTGTCGGGTTATAAATTAAAGTAAAAACATAAAATAAATGCTTTGCACGTTCCGGACAATTTATCATACCGTTCAGAATCCGAGAAATTAGTTCGGATTTTGCGAAAATAAACTCGTCGCGTACGTTGGTACGCAAGAGTTTTATTTTCACAAAAAGTGCACAGGCAAGCCGTATAAAGATAGGCTTGCCTGTTTTTTGGTTGGGTTATAAATTAAAGTAAAAAACAAAAAATAAATTGCTTTGCACGTTCCGGACAATTTATCGGATTCTGAGAAAAAAAGACGGTGCACATTGGGGAATGCACCGTCTTTTCTCGTTTAATGAACTCAATTAAGTTCACTCATAGTATAAATTATTACTGTAAAAATTGCAATATAAAGGATAAATCTTCTATATTTAAAAGGTATAAATCGTTTAAAATTGTCATATTGCGTGATAAGACGTGACATTTTTACAAATAATTCATTAATAATGTCACGCATAACGGGGATATATAAAATAACGTGACATTTTTGTGTAATTTGTACATCAAACCTCTATGATTTTTGTTTTTAGTTTACCGTTTTCGATTTCAGCCTCTGCATATGTGCCTGTATAACGTATACTTCCCGGGTTTAAAAGTGTGGCTTTGCCTTTGTAATCGGTATAAGGAATGTGCGTGTGACCGAATATTATTAAATCGGGATCATATTTTTCGGCAGCCTTGCGGAGAGTCATAAATTCATATTCGTATTTTACATTCTGTTCGTGACCGTGCGTAATAAATATCTTAACACCGTCTATTGTAACAAGCATATGTGACGGCGCTTTTGAAAAGTAGTCGTTGTTGCCTTTTACATAATATATAGGTATGTTTGGGTATATCGACTCCAAATCTTCCGCGTCACCTGTGTAATCGCCTGCGTGGAAAATCGCACTTACACTGTCGGCTTTTTCGATTATATCTAAACAGCGGTTAATATCGCCGTGAGTATCGGAAAAAATCAAAATTTTTTTCATAATCTAATCCTCTCAATATAAAAAATATGTATGTAGTATATCATATGCAAACGCAATTTGTCAAAAAATGATGTCGAAATATTTTTATATATCGACAACAGGATTTTACATATTTATCCATAAACAAGTGGTATAATAACCTATATTGCACTTGTAGGAGGAATTAAAAATGAGTCAGCCAGCGGTAAAAAGACAACGGAATACAGAAATGCTCCGAGCACCGTCTGTGAGAGATGTGGGAATGAGTATGCTATTGCTTTTGGCAGGACGAGCGTCTGTTTTGGGACTTTTTCCGTTCGGAGTGGCTTTTTTTGCTTCTTGCTTTGATAAAAGTATTGCGTATCTCGGTATAACTGTGCTTTCGATTGCACTTATGACGTCGGCAAGCAGTGCGGTGCTTACAAAATATCTTGTTGCGGCACTGTTGTTTTGGATATATACACGTTTCAGAAATAAGGAAAATCTTGTGCTTGATGCGGCGTGCGTGGGCGGTGCGGTTATGGTCGGCGGATTTGTTTTTCTTATATATACATATGTAGGAGCATACGATATACTTATGCTTTTTGTTGAGTCGATAGTCACTTCACTCATGTATATAATATTCAAAAAAGCACACGGATTGATTGCAAACCGCAAAAAACGCACGCAGACCGCACAGGACGAGCTTATCAGTATTTCTGTAAGCGTGGGTGTTTTTATAACGGGACTTTCGGGAATTGTGTTTCCGTATAATATCAGTCTTGCCAATATAGTTTCCGTATATGCGGTACTTTGCATTGCACTTCACGGCGGTATTGCGGCGGCGGGCAGCGGGGGACTTTGTATAGGGTTTATGTCGGCAATATCGTCACCGTCGGCGGTTGTGACTATGGGTATTTTCGGTATAAGTGCATTGTTCGGAAATTTGCTGAAATCGTTCGGACGTTTCGGAGTTGCGTTGGGATTCTTGGGCGGCAGTGCGGTGACACTTTTGTATGCGGGAAGTGCATCGTCTTTGCCTGTGACGATTATCGAAACAGCGATAGGGGCGGT harbors:
- the galU gene encoding UTP--glucose-1-phosphate uridylyltransferase GalU, producing the protein MKVTKAVIPAAGFGTRFLPATKAVPKEMLPIVDKPTIQYIVEEAIASGIEDLLIITSRGKDALVNHFDRAYELETILERDGKQEMLNAVREVSDKINVQFVRQKEQKGLGHAVLCAKSFVGNEPFAVMLGDDVVVAEKPCLSQLIEQFNKYNATVLGVQKVGMDQVSKYGIVDCDNVEGRMYKLKGMVEKPKKEDAPSDVAVLGRYVITPAIFDCLEKTPKGAGGEIQLTDALVMLAKNEDMYAYDFEGRRYDIGSKQGFLQATVDFALSRDDLKDEFAEYLKEVTKNL
- a CDS encoding metallophosphoesterase; translation: MKKILIFSDTHGDINRCLDIIEKADSVSAIFHAGDYTGDAEDLESIYPNIPIYYVKGNNDYFSKAPSHMLVTIDGVKIFITHGHEQNVKYEYEFMTLRKAAEKYDPDLIIFGHTHIPYTDYKGKATLLNPGSIRYTGTYAEAEIENGKLKTKIIEV